The following are from one region of the Halarcobacter sp. genome:
- a CDS encoding GGDEF domain-containing protein: MKQIIKTITEIGINKDTDLWLSGKIKLVNIISLVNFIFILSMISLDLFFNKTYNLSIILLIISFVMLIPYYLNYKKKYIASRVVFLLFAYISICSLAILFGKEFNFQYYLIPGVGMSLIFFRDEIGNKKWIFTFLGIPLWIFLEIWFVLYSPIISMEKYIEVITYFSTFLIFLTAILMFATFTHESDKHLNNISNMNKKLKKLANIDPLTKLFNRRFMDERINYFFNLSKNNNGFLAMCIFDIDFFKKVNDTYGHDAGDKVLQMVSKLAMENFRETDFVGRMGGEEFCIIFTYGNINSVKDAIERFRKIIENSILKYEKNEIKITASFGISYLTDNIKTQEELYKNADSALYEAKNTGRNKIVDLI; this comes from the coding sequence ATGAAACAAATTATTAAAACAATTACTGAAATTGGTATAAATAAAGATACTGATCTTTGGTTATCAGGCAAAATTAAACTTGTAAATATTATCTCTTTAGTAAATTTTATTTTTATATTAAGTATGATTTCTCTAGATTTATTTTTTAATAAAACATACAATTTATCTATTATTCTTTTAATTATCAGTTTTGTTATGCTTATTCCATATTATTTAAATTACAAAAAAAAGTATATTGCTTCTAGGGTTGTTTTTTTACTATTTGCATATATATCTATTTGTTCTTTAGCTATTCTATTTGGAAAAGAGTTTAACTTTCAATACTATTTAATCCCTGGTGTTGGGATGTCATTGATATTTTTCAGAGACGAAATAGGTAATAAAAAATGGATATTTACTTTTTTGGGAATACCTTTGTGGATTTTTCTTGAAATCTGGTTTGTATTATATTCTCCTATTATTTCTATGGAAAAATATATTGAAGTAATAACTTATTTTAGTACTTTTTTGATATTTTTAACAGCAATTTTAATGTTTGCTACCTTTACACATGAGAGCGATAAACATTTAAATAATATATCTAATATGAATAAAAAACTTAAAAAACTAGCCAATATTGATCCTTTGACAAAACTTTTTAATAGACGTTTTATGGATGAAAGAATAAATTATTTTTTTAATTTATCAAAAAACAATAATGGTTTTTTAGCTATGTGTATTTTTGATATAGATTTTTTTAAAAAAGTTAATGATACATATGGACATGATGCGGGAGATAAAGTTCTTCAAATGGTTTCAAAACTTGCAATGGAAAATTTTAGAGAAACAGATTTTGTAGGAAGAATGGGTGGAGAAGAGTTTTGTATAATTTTTACATATGGAAATATAAATTCAGTAAAAGATGCAATAGAAAGATTTAGAAAAATTATTGAAAATAGTATATTAAAATATGAAAAAAATGAAATAAAAATTACAGCAAGTTTTGGAATAAGTTATTTAACAGATAATATAAAAACACAAGAAGAATTATATAAAAATGCAGATAGTGCTTTATATGAAGCAAAAAATACTGGTAGAAATAAGATTGTTGATCTAATATAA
- a CDS encoding cold-shock protein, whose amino-acid sequence MSNRYNGTVKWFNSEKGFGFIQLEDGTKDIFVHYREINNTGYGRVSLDENQKVSFVIGNNAKGDFAQNVEVI is encoded by the coding sequence ATGTCAAATAGATACAACGGAACTGTAAAATGGTTCAATAGCGAAAAAGGTTTTGGATTTATCCAATTAGAAGATGGAACAAAAGATATTTTTGTTCATTATAGAGAAATTAATAACACAGGATATGGAAGAGTATCTTTAGATGAAAATCAAAAAGTTAGTTTTGTAATAGGTAACAATGCAAAAGGTGATTTTGCACAAAATGTAGAAGTTATATAA
- a CDS encoding PLP-dependent aminotransferase family protein: MYKIDQNIEKPIYIQLYEAIKEDIKNNLKAGEKLPSIRKMTLEYKISKNTVQTAYNQLYAEGYIDSIPQSGYFVSEDLYENFEKEENEELNNNLCEELIKYDFYPACLSDDIFPKKTWLRLYNKVLKSDLNMGIYHDRQGDFELREEISKYLANSRDVNCNIENIVLTSGFADSMFLISTILKNKIKSIAFETPSYRVARKVFEQHSFKIEEIPVNKSGISLNSLKKSKADLLYLTPSHQYFFGITTPIAKRIEIINWAKENNAYIVEDDYDSELSYNNRPIPAMQGINNNQQVIYTGTFSKSLSPSIRVAYLVLPNKLLEIYKKEFDYPFSNISIDIQKTLALFMREGFWDRHLRKVRTQNKKKHDILKDKITSLLKNDVEILRDGSGLNILIKPLVNIDLNKLENECKKEYLKIYTRQLTQNEQVLSMGFGGLKEEEINEAMNIFKKIWDICKFN; the protein is encoded by the coding sequence ATGTATAAAATTGATCAAAATATTGAAAAACCCATTTATATTCAACTTTATGAAGCTATTAAAGAGGATATAAAAAATAATCTAAAAGCTGGAGAGAAACTACCATCTATTAGAAAAATGACTTTAGAATATAAGATTAGTAAAAATACAGTGCAAACTGCCTATAATCAATTGTATGCAGAAGGGTATATTGATAGTATTCCACAAAGTGGCTATTTTGTAAGTGAAGATTTATATGAAAACTTTGAAAAAGAGGAAAATGAAGAGTTAAATAATAACTTATGTGAAGAGTTAATTAAATATGACTTTTATCCAGCTTGCTTAAGTGATGATATTTTTCCTAAAAAAACTTGGTTAAGACTTTATAACAAAGTATTAAAAAGTGATTTAAATATGGGAATATACCATGACAGACAAGGTGATTTTGAGTTAAGAGAAGAGATATCTAAATATTTAGCAAACTCAAGAGATGTTAACTGTAATATTGAAAATATTGTATTAACTAGTGGTTTTGCTGATTCTATGTTTTTAATCTCAACTATCTTAAAAAACAAAATAAAAAGCATAGCTTTTGAAACACCAAGTTATAGGGTTGCAAGAAAAGTTTTTGAACAACACAGTTTTAAAATAGAAGAAATACCTGTAAACAAAAGTGGTATTAGTTTAAACAGTTTAAAAAAATCAAAAGCAGATTTACTTTACCTAACCCCTTCACACCAGTATTTTTTTGGAATAACTACGCCTATTGCAAAAAGAATTGAGATAATAAACTGGGCAAAAGAAAACAATGCTTATATAGTTGAAGATGATTATGATAGTGAGTTAAGTTACAATAATAGACCAATTCCTGCTATGCAAGGAATAAATAATAACCAACAAGTAATCTACACAGGTACTTTTTCAAAATCACTTTCCCCCTCAATTAGAGTTGCATATTTAGTTTTACCAAATAAACTACTAGAAATTTATAAAAAAGAGTTTGATTATCCTTTTTCAAATATTTCAATAGATATACAAAAAACTTTAGCTCTATTTATGAGAGAGGGATTTTGGGATAGGCATTTAAGAAAAGTAAGAACACAAAATAAAAAGAAACACGATATTTTAAAAGATAAGATAACTAGTTTATTAAAAAATGATGTAGAAATATTAAGAGATGGAAGTGGATTAAATATATTGATAAAACCTTTAGTAAATATTGATTTAAATAAATTAGAAAATGAATGCAAAAAAGAGTATCTAAAAATATACACAAGACAACTAACACAAAATGAACAAGTTTTATCAATGGGTTTTGGAGGTTTAAAAGAGGAGGAAATCAATGAAGCTATGAATATATTTAAGAAAATTTGGGATATTTGTAAATTTAATTAA
- a CDS encoding pyridoxamine 5'-phosphate oxidase family protein, with the protein MKAQVRIKDKNIIEKLLADVEYGTLALSKNNVPYSLPINFVYSEDNIYFHGAKKGKKIDFMSENSLASFSVVEPFSLIQSYFSSKDNLACPATHFFKSVICDGEIIFVDEYEEKVKALSLLMEKLQPEGKYIPLDDKIYLKMINATEVFKLKINNIEGKLKLGQNLPKDRFNMILEYLENRGYDLDKETITQMKEYR; encoded by the coding sequence ATGAAAGCTCAAGTAAGAATAAAAGATAAAAATATAATTGAGAAATTATTAGCCGATGTAGAATACGGAACACTTGCTTTATCTAAAAACAATGTTCCTTATAGTTTGCCTATAAATTTTGTATATTCAGAAGATAATATATATTTTCATGGAGCTAAAAAAGGTAAGAAAATAGATTTTATGAGTGAAAATAGTTTAGCTTCATTTTCAGTAGTTGAACCATTTTCTCTTATTCAGTCTTATTTTAGTAGCAAAGATAATTTAGCTTGCCCAGCAACACACTTTTTTAAATCAGTTATTTGTGATGGAGAGATTATATTTGTTGATGAATATGAAGAAAAAGTAAAAGCATTATCTTTATTAATGGAAAAATTGCAACCTGAAGGGAAATATATTCCATTAGATGATAAAATATATTTAAAGATGATAAATGCCACAGAGGTATTTAAATTAAAAATAAATAATATTGAAGGAAAGTTAAAATTAGGTCAAAACCTACCAAAAGATAGATTTAATATGATATTAGAATATCTTGAAAATAGAGGTTATGATTTAGATAAAGAAACTATTACACAAATGAAGGAGTATAGATGA
- a CDS encoding GNAT family acetyltransferase, with the protein MIECRLAKLEDIEQILKLHARYQVDTINEDDKKDGFITTSFSKEQLTALIEDEQGLFVALKDDEIVAYVMAASWAYWSAWPMFVHMIKDLPNIKFQGETLSVDNSYQYGPVCVDKSVRGTDVLKLIFDFARKEMNKRYPILVTFINKINPRSYEAHTRKLGLEVVNEFEFNNNQYYELCYDTSKVLSYC; encoded by the coding sequence ATGATTGAGTGTAGATTAGCAAAATTAGAAGATATTGAACAAATTTTAAAACTTCATGCAAGATATCAAGTTGATACAATAAATGAAGATGACAAAAAAGATGGATTTATTACTACATCATTTTCAAAAGAGCAGTTAACAGCTCTAATTGAGGATGAGCAAGGTTTATTTGTAGCTTTAAAAGATGATGAAATAGTAGCATATGTTATGGCAGCATCTTGGGCATATTGGTCTGCTTGGCCTATGTTTGTTCATATGATAAAAGACTTACCAAATATAAAGTTTCAAGGTGAGACTTTAAGTGTAGATAACTCATATCAATATGGTCCAGTTTGTGTTGATAAAAGTGTAAGAGGAACTGATGTTTTAAAGCTTATTTTTGATTTTGCAAGAAAAGAGATGAATAAAAGATATCCTATTTTAGTAACTTTTATAAATAAAATAAATCCAAGATCATATGAAGCTCATACTAGAAAACTAGGACTTGAAGTTGTAAATGAGTTTGAATTTAACAATAATCAATATTATGAATTGTGTTATGACACATCAAAAGTACTTTCTTATTGTTAA
- a CDS encoding Crp/Fnr family transcriptional regulator, translating to MKKNEEYFKQLREVCNQYHKFSDEAFEALINISFIKEVKKGEILQDTYSKAKYIYFICKGILRTFYLGENGQIYTKNLFCENYFSASKVSLLTKEDSYLNIEALEDSCLIYIDFEKYRNLIDCNVEFKDFYINYLEKNWVIVKEKNEISLILDDASTRYLNFITNNPNIEKRIPQHHIANHLGITPTQLSRIRKKLKSTYVNDKLN from the coding sequence ATGAAAAAAAATGAAGAGTATTTCAAACAACTAAGAGAAGTATGTAATCAGTACCATAAGTTTAGCGATGAGGCTTTTGAAGCTTTAATAAATATCAGTTTTATTAAAGAAGTAAAAAAGGGTGAAATATTGCAAGATACTTACTCCAAGGCCAAATATATTTACTTTATATGTAAAGGGATACTTCGAACTTTTTATTTGGGTGAAAATGGACAAATCTATACAAAAAATCTTTTTTGTGAAAATTACTTTTCTGCTTCAAAAGTTTCTTTACTCACAAAAGAGGATTCTTATTTAAATATAGAGGCTTTAGAAGACTCTTGTTTGATTTATATTGATTTTGAAAAATATAGAAATCTAATTGATTGTAATGTAGAGTTTAAAGATTTTTATATCAACTATTTGGAAAAAAATTGGGTGATAGTAAAAGAAAAAAATGAGATTTCTCTAATCCTTGATGATGCTAGTACAAGATATTTAAATTTTATAACAAATAATCCAAATATAGAAAAACGTATTCCTCAACACCATATTGCAAACCATTTAGGAATTACACCTACTCAGCTTAGTCGTATACGAAAAAAGCTCAAATCAACATATGTAAATGACAAATTAAATTAA
- a CDS encoding DMT family transporter: MSENIKAHLLVFIATFLIALSFIISGKLSGVIDPISLTLCRFVIAVVVLSPLIILRTKYRTSIKRSFSKGLKISLFYSLYFILLFKALEDTTALNTATLFTLVPLLTAIISIFAFKQKLPLKKVFVYIIGIFGTSIVIFNGNLQLFLEFSLNKGDTLFFIAIISMALYSISVKYFSTSDDIPLVLTFTTLLGGIFWMGLTLLVLDIPLEWGKLKGEYFYYMLYLSIAATLFTVFLYQKATVVIGPNKVMAYVYINPVIVLVMNLFYDKEISNIYVVLGCLISSLATYFLLRK, translated from the coding sequence ATGAGCGAAAATATAAAAGCACATTTATTGGTTTTTATTGCAACATTTTTAATAGCTTTATCTTTTATTATTTCAGGAAAGCTATCCGGAGTTATTGATCCAATATCTTTAACACTTTGTAGATTTGTAATTGCTGTTGTGGTATTATCACCTCTAATTATTTTAAGAACAAAATATAGAACTAGTATAAAAAGAAGTTTTTCAAAAGGTTTAAAAATAAGCCTTTTTTATTCATTATATTTTATTTTATTGTTTAAAGCTTTGGAAGATACAACTGCTTTAAATACGGCAACACTTTTTACTTTGGTGCCTTTATTAACAGCTATTATCTCTATATTTGCTTTTAAACAAAAGCTACCATTAAAAAAAGTATTTGTATATATTATAGGTATTTTTGGTACTTCAATAGTTATTTTTAATGGCAATTTACAGTTATTTTTAGAGTTTAGTCTAAATAAAGGTGATACTCTGTTTTTTATTGCAATTATTTCTATGGCTTTATATTCAATAAGTGTTAAATATTTTTCTACAAGTGATGATATACCTTTAGTTTTAACTTTTACAACACTACTTGGTGGAATCTTTTGGATGGGATTAACACTATTAGTTTTAGATATTCCTTTAGAATGGGGAAAACTAAAAGGTGAATATTTTTATTATATGTTATATCTTAGTATTGCAGCTACACTTTTTACTGTTTTTTTATATCAAAAAGCTACTGTTGTAATTGGTCCAAATAAGGTAATGGCATATGTATATATAAATCCTGTAATAGTTTTAGTAATGAATCTTTTCTATGATAAAGAAATTAGTAATATTTATGTTGTTTTAGGTTGTTTAATCTCCTCTTTGGCTACATATTTTTTACTTAGAAAATAA
- a CDS encoding DUF2867 domain-containing protein, with amino-acid sequence MNEYIIKNYLSKIDYSDTFSTQIKEEKNIEELYLKLVSKKSKLVVVLMSIRNKIVSFFKIKSVESTNQENTISVGKKVGLFTIYEISDNYIVSGEKDKHLDFCIVLKKENKKIYLSTYVKYNNFFGKVYMNIIKSLHKILVKKSLKELV; translated from the coding sequence ATGAATGAATATATAATTAAAAACTATTTATCAAAGATAGATTATAGTGATACTTTTTCTACTCAAATAAAAGAGGAGAAAAATATTGAAGAGTTATATTTAAAACTTGTATCTAAAAAATCAAAATTAGTAGTAGTTTTAATGTCAATAAGAAATAAAATAGTTTCATTTTTTAAGATAAAAAGTGTTGAGTCAACTAATCAAGAAAATACTATAAGTGTTGGGAAAAAAGTAGGGCTTTTTACAATCTATGAGATTAGTGACAACTATATAGTATCAGGAGAAAAAGATAAGCATCTTGATTTTTGTATTGTTTTGAAAAAAGAGAATAAAAAAATTTATTTATCTACTTATGTAAAATACAACAATTTTTTTGGTAAAGTTTATATGAATATAATTAAATCTTTGCATAAAATACTTGTAAAAAAATCATTAAAAGAATTAGTTTAG
- a CDS encoding GNAT family N-acetyltransferase, with protein sequence MSILFSINENEYIKEAKIEDALDLSKLSSSLEAYLFDEKMPKWFKNELSVKSFEERINSENFVHYVYIKDKKLVGFISIKNKNHLFHLFVDKNFHKQGIARRLWNCVCENIDTNNMEVNASLYAIKAYESLGFKICDKEKFYLELKFQPMKKYEK encoded by the coding sequence ATGTCAATACTTTTTTCAATAAATGAAAATGAATATATAAAAGAGGCAAAAATAGAAGATGCTTTAGATTTAAGTAAACTTTCTAGTAGTTTGGAAGCCTATTTATTTGATGAAAAGATGCCAAAATGGTTTAAAAATGAGTTGTCTGTAAAAAGTTTTGAAGAAAGAATCAATAGTGAAAATTTTGTTCACTATGTATATATAAAAGATAAAAAACTCGTAGGATTTATATCAATAAAAAATAAAAATCATCTATTTCATCTATTTGTTGATAAAAACTTCCATAAACAAGGTATTGCAAGGAGATTGTGGAATTGTGTTTGTGAAAATATTGATACAAACAATATGGAAGTAAATGCTTCTTTATATGCGATAAAAGCTTATGAATCTTTAGGATTTAAAATTTGTGATAAAGAAAAGTTTTATCTAGAATTAAAATTTCAACCAATGAAAAAATATGAAAAATAA
- a CDS encoding DoxX family protein, which translates to MRTFENFLGRVLSDSFGKLVLRLTLGILMLFHGYNKYVSGINGIQGLVSKNGFPEFLAYGVYIGEIIAPILIIIGLYTRLSSFIFASTMGVAIYLAHSSEIFDLGRSGGLAIETPLLFMFGAIALMCLGAGRYSVDQK; encoded by the coding sequence ATGAGGACGTTTGAAAACTTCTTAGGTAGAGTTTTAAGTGATAGCTTTGGAAAACTTGTATTAAGATTGACACTTGGTATTTTAATGCTTTTTCATGGTTATAATAAATATGTATCAGGAATAAATGGGATTCAAGGACTAGTTTCGAAAAATGGATTCCCAGAGTTTTTAGCTTATGGTGTTTATATTGGTGAGATTATTGCACCTATACTTATAATTATCGGTTTATACACAAGACTTAGTAGCTTTATTTTTGCATCTACTATGGGTGTTGCAATCTATTTAGCTCACTCATCTGAAATATTTGATTTAGGAAGATCTGGTGGTCTAGCAATAGAAACTCCATTGTTATTTATGTTTGGAGCAATTGCTTTAATGTGCTTAGGTGCAGGAAGATACAGCGTAGACCAAAAATAA
- the ribB gene encoding 3,4-dihydroxy-2-butanone-4-phosphate synthase encodes MNQKILNWDFKTNIQNAIEALQNGKGVVVTDDKNRENEADLIFYAHTITEEQMAILIRECSGIVCLCLTSQKVEELELPMMVKANNSKFQTPFTITIEAKENVTTGVSAKDRVTTIKAAIKEDGINHIVSPGHIFPLKARDGGVLERQGHTEASIDLMKLAKLEPVAVLCELTNPDGTMAKNEDITNFAKKFDMPLLSVEDIINYRRYVE; translated from the coding sequence ATGAATCAAAAAATCTTAAATTGGGATTTTAAAACAAATATTCAAAACGCTATAGAAGCACTTCAAAATGGAAAAGGTGTTGTAGTAACTGACGACAAAAATAGAGAAAATGAAGCAGATTTAATTTTTTATGCACATACTATAACAGAAGAACAAATGGCAATATTAATAAGAGAATGCAGTGGTATAGTTTGTTTATGCCTAACATCTCAAAAAGTTGAAGAGTTAGAGTTACCTATGATGGTAAAAGCAAATAATTCAAAATTTCAAACTCCTTTTACAATAACAATTGAAGCAAAAGAAAATGTAACAACAGGTGTTAGTGCTAAAGATAGAGTCACTACAATCAAAGCAGCTATAAAAGAAGATGGAATCAACCATATTGTTTCACCAGGTCATATATTTCCACTAAAAGCTAGAGATGGTGGAGTTCTTGAAAGACAAGGACATACAGAAGCTAGTATTGATTTGATGAAGTTAGCAAAGCTTGAACCTGTTGCTGTTTTATGTGAACTTACAAATCCAGATGGAACAATGGCAAAAAATGAAGATATAACAAATTTTGCAAAAAAATTTGATATGCCACTTTTAAGTGTAGAAGATATTATTAACTATAGAAGATATGTTGAATGA
- a CDS encoding zinc ribbon domain-containing protein YjdM has translation MEQLPNCPKCNSEYTYEDGSLLICPECAHEWSKDADNTEDEDTLVVKDANGTILNDGDDVTVIKDLKVKGSSSGIKVGTKIKGIRLVEGNDGHNIDCKVPGVGAIKLKQEFVKKQ, from the coding sequence ATGGAGCAACTACCAAATTGTCCAAAATGTAATAGTGAATATACTTATGAAGATGGAAGTTTATTAATTTGTCCAGAGTGTGCACATGAGTGGTCAAAAGATGCAGATAATACTGAAGATGAAGATACTTTAGTTGTAAAAGATGCAAATGGAACAATTTTAAATGATGGTGATGATGTAACAGTTATCAAAGATTTAAAAGTAAAAGGTAGTTCATCTGGAATCAAAGTTGGTACAAAAATCAAAGGTATTAGACTTGTTGAGGGTAATGATGGTCATAACATTGACTGTAAAGTTCCTGGAGTAGGGGCTATCAAACTTAAACAAGAGTTTGTAAAAAAACAATAA
- a CDS encoding TetR/AcrR family transcriptional regulator: protein MAIKKTSAEQILTESISLFKRRGYYNTSMANIAEACGLIKGSIYHHFKSKDEIGIESLKYIHEYFVKNIFSVAYETNTSPKDRMDNFVKKTDNYFLNSEGGCLLGNLALEVAHENENFKEVIRTYFTAWENALYEILKDRHYSEDAKNLAKEYVSLTQGAIMMMNLYDNKDIYLDVGKKLKNLV, encoded by the coding sequence ATGGCAATCAAGAAAACATCAGCAGAGCAGATACTTACAGAATCAATAAGTCTTTTTAAGAGAAGAGGGTATTATAATACTTCAATGGCAAACATAGCAGAAGCTTGTGGTCTTATAAAAGGGAGTATTTATCATCACTTTAAAAGCAAAGATGAAATAGGTATTGAGTCTTTGAAGTATATCCATGAGTATTTTGTAAAAAATATTTTTTCTGTAGCATATGAAACTAACACATCTCCTAAAGATAGAATGGATAATTTTGTAAAAAAAACTGATAACTATTTTTTAAATAGTGAAGGTGGATGTTTATTAGGAAATTTAGCTTTAGAGGTTGCCCATGAAAATGAGAACTTTAAAGAGGTTATTCGTACATATTTTACAGCTTGGGAAAATGCTCTTTATGAGATATTGAAAGATAGACATTATAGTGAAGATGCTAAAAACCTAGCAAAAGAATATGTATCATTGACTCAAGGGGCTATTATGATGATGAACCTATATGACAATAAAGATATCTATTTAGATGTTGGAAAAAAATTAAAAAATTTAGTCTAA
- a CDS encoding nuclear transport factor 2 family protein: MKEEIKAPVPPFSYEEAVQKVRMAENAWNSKDANKISFAYTKDSQWRNRDLFINGRDEIVEFLENKFAKEKEYRLCKELWAYTENKIAVRFAYEWKDENNQWYRSYGNENWEFAKNGLMQKRFACINDLKIDAKDRKLNWEGNSRPEKFPSLSDLNL; the protein is encoded by the coding sequence ATGAAAGAAGAGATAAAAGCGCCAGTTCCACCATTTAGTTATGAAGAAGCTGTACAAAAAGTAAGAATGGCAGAAAATGCATGGAATTCAAAAGATGCAAATAAAATATCATTTGCATATACAAAAGATTCACAATGGAGAAATAGAGATTTATTTATAAATGGTAGAGATGAGATAGTTGAGTTTTTAGAAAATAAATTTGCAAAAGAAAAAGAGTATAGATTATGTAAAGAGTTATGGGCATACACAGAAAATAAAATTGCAGTTAGATTTGCATATGAGTGGAAAGATGAAAACAATCAATGGTATAGAAGTTATGGGAACGAAAATTGGGAGTTTGCCAAAAATGGCTTAATGCAAAAAAGATTTGCTTGTATCAATGACTTGAAAATCGATGCCAAAGATAGGAAACTTAACTGGGAAGGTAATAGTAGACCTGAAAAGTTCCCTTCTTTATCTGATTTAAATCTTTAA
- a CDS encoding AraC family transcriptional regulator: MKATLSTILNEIRINNSFYARSELYGSWGFENPASNGAIFHYVVEGEFELKTLEGEIYKFKQGDLVLTVNGKGHFLQSHDGVQIKQLEELSLTKDETNILQVKAGSSGKKTVLICGGMSLNPSWHPLFKALPTFIYLKREEQVCTAWLDKLIELMNIEVELGLSGSEAIITRLCEVLVIETIRKWIDKKDENLGWALALQDKNIGNALVKMHTNPEISWTVEELARQADMSRTSFSEHFSKKVGSSPISYLNFLRMNLAADDLKNGIKTITEIANTVGYDSVVSFNRAFKKFWGKPPGEFRVLPSNVL; this comes from the coding sequence ATGAAAGCAACCCTTTCAACAATATTAAATGAAATAAGAATAAATAATAGTTTTTATGCACGTTCAGAGCTCTATGGTTCATGGGGGTTTGAAAATCCAGCATCAAATGGTGCGATATTTCATTATGTGGTTGAAGGGGAGTTTGAACTTAAAACCTTAGAGGGTGAAATTTATAAGTTTAAACAAGGCGATTTGGTTTTGACAGTAAATGGTAAAGGGCATTTCCTTCAAAGTCATGATGGTGTTCAAATCAAACAATTAGAAGAATTGAGTTTAACAAAAGATGAAACAAATATCTTACAAGTAAAAGCAGGAAGTTCTGGTAAAAAAACAGTATTAATATGTGGAGGGATGAGTTTAAATCCATCTTGGCATCCATTGTTTAAAGCTTTACCAACTTTTATTTACTTAAAAAGAGAAGAGCAAGTTTGTACAGCTTGGTTAGACAAATTGATTGAACTGATGAATATTGAAGTTGAATTAGGTTTATCTGGAAGTGAAGCTATTATTACAAGGCTTTGTGAGGTTTTAGTTATCGAAACTATTAGAAAATGGATAGATAAAAAAGATGAAAACCTTGGTTGGGCTTTAGCTTTACAGGATAAAAATATTGGGAATGCACTTGTAAAAATGCACACTAACCCAGAAATCTCTTGGACTGTTGAAGAGTTAGCAAGACAAGCAGATATGTCAAGAACATCTTTTAGTGAGCATTTTTCAAAAAAAGTTGGTTCTAGTCCTATTAGCTATTTAAATTTTTTAAGAATGAATCTAGCAGCAGATGATTTGAAAAATGGAATAAAAACAATAACAGAGATTGCAAATACTGTTGGATATGATTCAGTTGTATCATTTAATAGGGCATTTAAAAAATTTTGGGGTAAACCTCCTGGAGAATTCAGAGTTTTACCTAGTAATGTATTATAG